One window of the Pseudofrankia sp. DC12 genome contains the following:
- a CDS encoding recombinase family protein: MEKLSSKETQSSQKKAVIYLRVGRTPGWETAIDRQRQECEDLARALAAQVAGVYADHGGSGRFKDRPGLRKLLGDLGRSRDVFWLLVSSRDKLGRNTTDNRGVRMALDGLGVRLASAAEGVPNSGSTAADRFTAQVHSTVAELYHRRSIR; this comes from the coding sequence ATGGAAAAGCTATCATCAAAAGAAACGCAGTCCTCACAGAAGAAGGCCGTCATCTACCTGCGGGTGGGACGTACGCCAGGGTGGGAGACTGCCATCGACCGCCAGCGCCAGGAGTGCGAGGACCTCGCCCGCGCGCTGGCAGCGCAGGTCGCGGGCGTCTACGCCGACCACGGAGGCTCCGGCAGGTTCAAGGACCGACCGGGTCTGCGAAAGTTGCTGGGCGACCTTGGGCGAAGCCGCGATGTGTTCTGGCTTCTCGTGTCCTCCCGCGACAAGCTGGGCCGGAACACTACCGACAACCGAGGCGTACGGATGGCGCTGGATGGACTCGGGGTGCGGCTGGCGAGCGCCGCCGAAGGCGTGCCAAATAGCGGATCAACTGCGGCGGACCGCTTCACGGCGCAGGTTCACAGCACCGTGGCCGAGCTGTACCACCGGCGGAGCATCCGATGA
- a CDS encoding DinB family protein, with the protein MEEVIDSPPKAQFDTFLDQHRAMLDACLDGLTEEQARRSLVPSRTTLLSLVKHATFVEKVWFDEAVTGRPRAEIGIPATPDESFILTDADTIGSVLAAYRAACAASRRATADLTLDDRLTGNRRGPLPLRWVYLHMLRELAQHCGHADILREQILKQ; encoded by the coding sequence ATGGAAGAGGTCATCGACAGCCCGCCGAAGGCCCAGTTCGACACCTTCCTCGACCAGCACCGCGCGATGCTCGACGCCTGCCTTGACGGCCTGACCGAAGAGCAGGCCCGCAGGTCCCTCGTCCCCTCCCGCACCACGCTGCTGAGCCTGGTCAAACACGCGACCTTCGTCGAGAAGGTCTGGTTCGACGAAGCGGTGACCGGCCGTCCGCGCGCCGAGATCGGCATCCCGGCCACCCCCGACGAGTCGTTCATCCTGACCGACGCGGACACGATCGGCTCGGTGCTCGCCGCCTACCGCGCGGCCTGCGCCGCCTCCCGCCGGGCTACAGCCGACCTGACCCTCGACGACCGGCTGACGGGCAACCGCCGCGGCCCGCTCCCACTGCGCTGGGTCTACCTGCACATGTTGCGCGAACTCGCCCAGCACTGCGGCCACGCGGACATCCTGCGCGAACAGATCCTCAAGCAGTAG
- a CDS encoding acyl-CoA synthetase — MSRPAVRVADAALRRDELWAAATAVADEVAGASVVAVHGSASLRTVVGIVGCLLAGVPVVPVPADAGPRERAHILADSKAELWLGDPPANADRPDAGGPDLTVATIDPARRSSASHPDPDPSTTAMIMYTSGTTGAPKGVVISRRAIASCLDGLADAWAWTADDVLVHGLPLFHVHGLVLGVLGALRVGSPLVHTGRPRPAEYAAAAEQHGGSLFFGVPTVWSRVCDEPAAAAALDRARLLVSGSAPLPVPVADRLRSLTGLVPVERYGMTESLITVAVRSDGERRPGWVGQALPAVETRLRPLPDTGDAPTATGPAGDAESIGELQVRGGSLFDGYLGLADVTAASWTPDGWFRTGDAAVIDSAGWHRIVGRTSVDLIKSGGYRIGAGEVEAALLAHPAITEAAVVGVPDPDLGQRIVAYVVGDGTAQVDPVAVADFVASQLSVHKRPREVRVVDDLPRNAMGKVQKKLLTAS; from the coding sequence CTGTCACGGCCGGCGGTGCGAGTCGCCGACGCTGCCCTGCGGCGCGACGAGCTGTGGGCCGCCGCGACGGCGGTCGCGGACGAGGTCGCAGGGGCGTCGGTGGTCGCGGTGCACGGGTCCGCGAGCCTGCGGACCGTCGTCGGCATCGTCGGCTGCCTGCTCGCCGGCGTCCCGGTCGTACCGGTGCCAGCCGACGCGGGCCCGCGCGAACGGGCGCACATCCTGGCCGATTCGAAGGCCGAGCTGTGGCTCGGCGACCCACCCGCGAACGCGGACCGGCCCGACGCTGGCGGCCCCGACCTGACCGTCGCCACGATCGACCCCGCCCGCAGGTCGAGCGCGTCCCACCCGGATCCCGACCCCAGCACGACCGCCATGATCATGTACACGTCCGGCACGACCGGCGCTCCCAAGGGTGTTGTGATCTCCCGACGTGCGATCGCCTCCTGCCTGGACGGACTGGCCGACGCCTGGGCATGGACCGCGGATGACGTGCTGGTCCACGGATTGCCGCTGTTCCATGTGCATGGCCTCGTGCTCGGCGTCCTTGGCGCCCTGCGCGTCGGAAGTCCGCTTGTGCACACCGGCCGGCCGCGTCCTGCCGAGTACGCCGCCGCGGCCGAGCAGCACGGCGGAAGCCTCTTCTTCGGCGTGCCCACCGTCTGGTCGCGGGTGTGCGACGAGCCGGCGGCCGCCGCGGCGCTCGACCGGGCCCGGTTGCTGGTGTCCGGAAGCGCGCCGCTCCCGGTCCCGGTCGCCGACCGGCTGCGTAGCCTGACCGGCCTGGTACCGGTCGAGCGATACGGCATGACCGAGAGCCTGATCACGGTCGCGGTCCGGTCCGATGGCGAACGGCGGCCCGGTTGGGTCGGTCAGGCCCTGCCCGCCGTCGAGACCCGGCTACGCCCCCTGCCCGACACCGGCGACGCCCCCACGGCGACTGGGCCGGCCGGAGACGCCGAGTCGATCGGCGAGCTCCAGGTCCGTGGCGGGTCGCTGTTCGACGGCTATCTCGGCCTCGCCGACGTGACAGCCGCCAGCTGGACGCCCGACGGCTGGTTCCGCACCGGTGACGCGGCGGTCATCGACTCGGCCGGCTGGCACCGCATCGTCGGCCGGACCTCGGTCGACCTGATCAAAAGCGGTGGCTACCGTATCGGCGCCGGCGAGGTCGAGGCCGCGCTCCTCGCCCATCCCGCGATCACCGAGGCCGCCGTGGTGGGCGTGCCGGACCCCGATCTGGGCCAACGCATCGTCGCCTATGTGGTCGGCGACGGCACAGCGCAGGTCGACCCAGTCGCAGTGGCCGACTTCGTCGCCTCACAGCTGTCCGTCCACAAACGCCCCCGGGAGGTCCGCGTCGTCGACGACCTGCCGCGCAACGCGATGGGCAAGGTCCAGAAGAAGCTCCTCACCGCTTCCTGA
- a CDS encoding BTAD domain-containing putative transcriptional regulator, which produces MEQTTDQPGRPKRGASLLAAGLLAELAARRPTMPAHWFRGRREELLLAADVGAARFLDGATRLLSAELAAVGRPLPPVFAATLTEEALVLHLAPAPAEPPPAPWWKAAAGTWRVDRLADTPDGLPPRLAASIPPATPAPFPGLATVGFAAERARVLVDLEGAPGTIAIGGHPARAREIALSIAVELATNRWSDALRVYLVGFGDDPSAIAPGRLRSVETVEAALAELTTHQRRRANAQSSGGGRARPVLTGRQTARTQAVWTPDLLVLAEPPDEAAAALLARYAHGRDQAVGVVVVGETPAARWVFTASRDGRLSLGVLGLEVAAQRLPADAYMSIIDMFRSADPWHDPSTPAGVLPAAENAVGAVSGFQAGWTARASRPDHADIPAPVAEPPTARPLAGPPTRQPPTTPGPFLLVPTAPPRRPEPAAPPQPAAPPEPFLPIIVEVGQTGPLPPVTDRATAPHPQSIAPAAGTPPPDTSPRTMPRTIAPATPPPTRFPRPGQPAARGPISILVPASSGKPGRPKHEGSAQDTGRPQPGTPATRPRPSPAGPASPLDLPWAAAPDARWAQPPDPPADVEIKVLGHPAVSAPGWLPADQVDELTELVVYLALNPADPPTQILAAALWPAGASTEIVADAIHRAQAWLGADPLGRPRLRIVGDGRPRLDPGVRCDWRQFSAWARRSAVPADPAGAAGQAVSVAGTSAGGPAVELAAALRLVSGPVLADLPEGRYGWLKTSGLTERIRAAVVDVAHRLSSLSLTAGDTAMAMAACRTGLRAAPTAETLWRDLLRTVAARGDRHALQAVAAEMYRALPSGSAAQRDHPTALGRRRVGDAGAEPETNELVQTLLPGYRPR; this is translated from the coding sequence TTGGAGCAGACCACCGACCAGCCAGGCCGCCCGAAGCGTGGTGCCTCGCTGCTGGCGGCCGGGCTGCTGGCCGAGCTGGCCGCGCGGCGGCCGACGATGCCCGCCCACTGGTTCCGTGGGCGCCGGGAGGAGTTGCTCCTAGCCGCCGACGTCGGCGCCGCGCGTTTCCTGGACGGCGCCACCCGGCTGCTGTCGGCCGAGCTGGCGGCGGTGGGGCGGCCGTTGCCGCCGGTGTTCGCGGCGACCCTCACGGAGGAGGCGCTGGTCCTGCACCTGGCGCCCGCCCCGGCCGAGCCGCCACCGGCGCCGTGGTGGAAGGCCGCGGCCGGGACCTGGCGGGTCGACAGGCTGGCCGACACCCCGGACGGGCTACCCCCTCGCCTGGCTGCCTCGATCCCGCCGGCGACCCCGGCGCCGTTTCCCGGGCTGGCGACCGTGGGGTTCGCCGCGGAGCGGGCCAGAGTTCTCGTGGATCTGGAGGGCGCGCCAGGCACCATCGCGATCGGCGGCCATCCGGCGCGGGCGCGGGAGATCGCGCTATCGATCGCCGTAGAGCTCGCCACCAACCGCTGGTCAGACGCACTACGGGTCTACCTGGTCGGATTCGGCGACGACCCCTCGGCGATCGCGCCGGGCCGGCTGCGCTCCGTGGAGACCGTCGAGGCCGCGCTTGCCGAGCTCACGACCCACCAACGGCGGCGGGCGAACGCCCAGTCATCCGGTGGCGGCCGAGCCCGGCCGGTGTTGACCGGCCGGCAGACGGCCAGAACCCAGGCGGTGTGGACGCCGGATCTGCTGGTGCTGGCCGAACCGCCGGACGAGGCAGCCGCAGCGTTGCTCGCTCGGTACGCCCACGGACGGGATCAGGCAGTCGGCGTGGTGGTGGTCGGCGAGACCCCGGCCGCGCGCTGGGTGTTCACCGCCTCGCGCGACGGCCGGCTCTCACTCGGCGTCCTGGGTCTCGAGGTGGCAGCACAACGCCTGCCTGCCGATGCCTACATGTCGATCATCGACATGTTCCGGTCCGCCGATCCCTGGCACGACCCGTCGACGCCGGCCGGCGTCCTCCCTGCCGCCGAGAACGCCGTCGGCGCGGTCAGCGGCTTCCAGGCCGGTTGGACGGCCAGAGCCAGCAGGCCGGACCACGCCGACATCCCCGCCCCCGTCGCCGAGCCGCCCACCGCACGACCACTCGCGGGTCCCCCCACCCGCCAGCCCCCGACGACTCCGGGCCCGTTCCTGCTGGTCCCGACCGCACCTCCACGACGGCCCGAGCCCGCCGCACCACCGCAACCGGCCGCACCGCCGGAGCCCTTCCTGCCCATCATCGTGGAGGTCGGGCAGACCGGTCCGCTTCCGCCGGTCACCGATCGGGCGACGGCTCCCCACCCGCAGAGCATCGCCCCCGCGGCCGGAACGCCGCCGCCGGACACGTCGCCACGGACGATGCCCCGAACCATCGCTCCAGCGACCCCGCCGCCGACCCGGTTCCCCCGCCCAGGCCAGCCCGCCGCGCGCGGACCGATCTCCATCTTGGTCCCGGCGTCGTCAGGGAAGCCCGGACGGCCGAAGCATGAGGGCTCCGCTCAGGACACCGGTCGGCCGCAGCCGGGTACCCCAGCCACCCGGCCACGGCCGTCGCCCGCCGGCCCGGCCTCGCCCCTCGATCTGCCGTGGGCCGCGGCGCCGGATGCTCGCTGGGCACAGCCACCGGACCCACCGGCGGACGTGGAGATCAAGGTGCTGGGCCATCCCGCGGTGAGCGCGCCCGGATGGCTACCGGCTGATCAGGTCGACGAACTGACCGAGCTCGTCGTCTATCTCGCGTTGAACCCGGCCGACCCACCAACGCAGATCCTGGCCGCGGCGCTCTGGCCAGCTGGAGCCTCGACCGAGATCGTCGCCGATGCGATTCACCGGGCCCAGGCCTGGCTCGGCGCGGATCCGCTCGGCCGCCCGCGGCTGCGGATCGTCGGCGACGGCCGGCCGCGGCTCGACCCTGGTGTCCGTTGCGACTGGCGGCAGTTCAGCGCCTGGGCCCGGCGGTCCGCAGTGCCCGCCGACCCGGCCGGCGCCGCAGGTCAAGCCGTCAGCGTGGCGGGAACCAGCGCCGGCGGGCCGGCGGTCGAACTCGCGGCGGCACTGCGACTGGTCTCAGGCCCGGTCCTGGCCGATCTTCCCGAGGGGCGGTACGGCTGGCTCAAGACCTCTGGCCTGACCGAACGGATTCGGGCAGCGGTCGTCGACGTCGCGCACCGTCTGTCCAGCCTCAGTCTCACGGCCGGCGACACGGCCATGGCCATGGCCGCCTGCCGGACGGGCCTGCGCGCCGCCCCGACGGCGGAGACGCTGTGGCGTGACCTGCTGCGCACCGTGGCCGCGCGCGGCGACCGCCATGCCCTCCAGGCTGTGGCCGCCGAGATGTACCGAGCCCTGCCGTCAGGGTCGGCAGCCCAGCGGGATCATCCGACGGCCCTGGGCCGCCGCCGTGTCGGCGACGCGGGCGCCGAGCCGGAGACGAACGAGCTGGTCCAGACTCTGCTACCCGGTTACCGCCCCCGCTGA
- a CDS encoding pyrophosphorylase encodes MRTVTTPAAQAAARGLGDELPSLAATAADLRRYCDTLANPLNWDGPKARAFRAQVWPDIDTTLANLRGSLDELARSVADVNRRIADAGA; translated from the coding sequence ATGAGAACAGTGACGACCCCGGCGGCGCAGGCCGCGGCCCGTGGTCTCGGCGACGAGCTGCCCAGCCTCGCGGCCACCGCCGCCGACCTGCGCCGGTACTGCGACACGCTGGCGAACCCCCTGAACTGGGACGGCCCCAAGGCACGGGCCTTCCGCGCCCAGGTGTGGCCGGACATCGACACGACCCTGGCGAACCTGCGGGGCAGCCTCGACGAGCTGGCTCGCTCTGTCGCCGACGTCAACCGCCGCATCGCCGACGCGGGCGCCTGA
- a CDS encoding FtsK/SpoIIIE domain-containing protein has translation MRVVLTAVDPLRRVGADVLVDTEDDATVGDVGRALAGCLRSGASTGVPAGVAGYDADPWAVFVDGHAVHAGLSLSGSPLVEGSLVSLGSSAGCATPGEPVGLIEIRVVSGPGAGVVYRLGPGEFLFGTGRDCAVRLADPTVAAAALKLVVGADGSCAARPAGVGAAFDEVLLDGEPLPAAGQLLALSAEDPAAAEGGQAGGGGSVLPLLAVGAVLLAVTLPEPPDLATRPAAEGRWLEVNRPPRLTASRPATSFRLPVRPTRPERHPAGGLMALIPAVGAGAMAFVLHTYYGLLFALLTPLGIVGARLSGGRRARKTYRRALARHRRELADVERAVTAALAAECAQRRAAYPDPADLLLTALGPRRRLWERRQSDPDYLRLRLGTADLPSELTTLDPTAPQDQRERHRTTPDVPVTVALAQRGVLGVAGRAGFPRTVGCWLTAQAAVLHSPRDLVVCLLTWSGGEADWGWLRWLPHARSTDDTTVLLGADEESRASRIAELVQLIGNRSAGRGVPLGGSATGGPSPRARRAGEPEVLVVLDGARSLRALPGLVTVLRDGPAVGVYSVCLDDDVRLLPAECQAVVEQSAGGLRISEAGRASVEDVRPDLVGTAEPGPAEPSLAAPVGAGAAAWCGQVARALAPLRDLRGDQDEVALPESARLMDLLGLESPTAAAIAAGWAAAPGGRMSVPIGSGLEGPFTLDLCRDGPHGLIAGTTGSGKSELLQSIVASLAVANPPDALTFVLVDYKGGSAFAECAKLPHCVGLVTDLDGHLVARALASLRAELRRRERLLARVGAKDHEDYQRELARRLAGDAPPRLPRLVIVIDEFASLARDLPDFVTGLVGLAQRGRSLGVHLLLATQRPGGVVSPEIRANTNLRIALRMTDAAESMDVIDAPDAARISRAVPGRAFARLGHTSLVPFQAGRVSGRGAPSGSRATPARDPDRAGPDPDSAASSRPHRAAPRVTELPWAALGTPLGHRTRPAVPDEDGACDLTLLVEQIRAGGALVAVPPQHAPWLPPLPERITLDRLLADHHEQPSMAAPGADGATRTSARLAPVPLGLSDFPGEQAQRPYQIDLESPGHLMIVGASRSGRSTALRTFAGSLAARVSASDAHLYGVDCGNNALRALAALPHTGAVVSADEPDRVERLFHRLSAEIAARQEAFASRGYADLGEQRAAEPGAALPYLVMLLDRYEGFLGAFEALDSGRLVDDLARLIREGPAVGLRVVLTTDRRGLAGRVASAIENRLVLRLADRADYPLVGLSSAAVPDGLPAGRGFRIGDAAAEPGSAGNIHGGTSPPVETQLALLDPDPSGRGQVAALVRLGAHAAVRDGRAPGPATGPRTDPNQPMRLDVLPARLTFGEAVALTVAPTADPTTSTAADPSPRRPLVGLVGVGGDELTALSVDLTADGPGFTVAGPPGSGRSTALVTLAWTLLTGGTRLVLVTPRPSPLRALADAARVVGVLDADASPDDLDQLLPTSSGRHEPTALVIDDAELLADGPLAASVAAFLRTARDRRAALVVAGTTEELLGQFRGFLLDARRGQSGLLLWPGGPADGELFGRRLSSWAGGPRRPGRGLFFRRGTATPVQVPTPPALPGGGSRARMTPPGDSPTLAPRRRPTAQIGPAPPGPVR, from the coding sequence ATGAGGGTGGTACTGACCGCGGTTGACCCGCTGCGTCGCGTCGGCGCGGACGTCCTGGTGGACACGGAGGACGACGCGACCGTCGGCGATGTCGGACGAGCGCTCGCCGGCTGCCTGCGTTCTGGCGCCAGCACCGGCGTTCCGGCTGGCGTGGCCGGCTACGACGCCGATCCGTGGGCGGTCTTCGTCGACGGGCACGCGGTCCACGCCGGCCTGAGCCTGAGCGGGTCGCCGCTGGTCGAGGGCTCGCTGGTGAGTCTCGGGTCTTCCGCGGGCTGCGCGACGCCCGGCGAGCCCGTCGGCCTGATCGAGATCCGGGTGGTCAGTGGTCCCGGCGCCGGGGTGGTGTATCGCCTCGGACCTGGAGAGTTCCTGTTCGGCACCGGCCGCGACTGCGCCGTGAGGCTGGCCGACCCCACGGTTGCCGCCGCTGCCCTGAAGCTCGTCGTCGGTGCGGACGGTTCCTGCGCCGCGCGCCCGGCCGGGGTGGGAGCCGCCTTCGACGAGGTGCTCCTCGACGGTGAGCCGCTGCCGGCGGCCGGGCAGCTGCTCGCGCTGTCCGCGGAGGACCCAGCCGCGGCTGAGGGGGGTCAGGCGGGCGGCGGGGGTTCTGTCCTGCCCCTGCTGGCGGTCGGCGCCGTGCTGCTCGCCGTGACGCTGCCGGAGCCACCCGACCTCGCGACCCGGCCGGCGGCGGAAGGGCGGTGGCTGGAGGTGAACCGGCCGCCCAGGCTGACAGCCTCGCGCCCGGCGACCAGCTTTCGGCTGCCGGTCCGCCCGACGCGACCCGAGCGGCACCCGGCCGGGGGTCTGATGGCACTCATTCCAGCGGTCGGCGCCGGGGCGATGGCGTTCGTGCTGCACACGTACTACGGGCTGCTGTTCGCGCTGCTCACCCCGCTCGGCATCGTCGGTGCACGGCTCAGTGGTGGGCGGCGAGCGCGGAAGACCTACCGACGCGCACTTGCCCGGCATCGGCGCGAGCTGGCGGACGTCGAACGGGCGGTCACGGCCGCGCTGGCGGCGGAGTGCGCGCAGCGGCGGGCGGCCTACCCGGACCCGGCCGACCTGCTCCTGACAGCCCTCGGCCCGCGGCGCCGGTTGTGGGAACGCCGTCAATCCGACCCGGACTACCTGCGGCTGCGGCTCGGCACCGCCGACCTGCCAAGCGAGCTGACAACCCTGGACCCGACAGCCCCGCAGGACCAGAGGGAACGGCACCGCACCACGCCGGACGTGCCGGTCACGGTGGCCTTGGCGCAGCGCGGAGTGCTCGGAGTCGCGGGCCGGGCCGGCTTTCCCCGCACGGTCGGCTGCTGGCTGACCGCCCAGGCGGCGGTGCTGCACAGCCCGCGGGATCTCGTCGTCTGCCTGCTCACCTGGTCCGGTGGGGAGGCCGACTGGGGCTGGCTGCGTTGGCTGCCGCACGCCCGCTCGACCGATGACACCACGGTCCTCCTCGGCGCGGACGAGGAGAGCAGAGCGAGCCGCATCGCCGAGCTGGTCCAGTTGATCGGGAACCGGAGCGCCGGCCGTGGTGTCCCTCTGGGCGGCTCTGCCACCGGCGGCCCGAGCCCGAGGGCGCGGCGCGCCGGCGAGCCGGAGGTGCTGGTCGTCCTGGACGGGGCGCGGTCGCTGCGCGCGTTGCCCGGGCTGGTGACGGTACTGCGCGACGGGCCGGCGGTCGGGGTGTACAGCGTCTGCCTGGATGACGACGTGCGGCTGCTTCCGGCCGAATGCCAGGCGGTGGTGGAGCAGTCGGCCGGTGGGCTGCGGATCAGCGAGGCGGGCCGGGCGAGCGTCGAGGACGTCCGGCCCGACCTGGTCGGCACGGCCGAGCCGGGCCCGGCAGAGCCGAGTCTGGCTGCACCGGTCGGCGCCGGCGCGGCGGCCTGGTGCGGCCAGGTAGCGAGGGCGTTGGCGCCCCTGCGCGACCTGCGCGGCGATCAGGACGAGGTGGCGCTGCCCGAGTCGGCCCGGCTGATGGACCTGCTGGGTCTCGAGTCGCCGACGGCGGCGGCGATCGCGGCTGGCTGGGCGGCCGCACCCGGCGGTCGCATGTCCGTCCCGATCGGGTCGGGGCTGGAAGGACCCTTCACGCTCGATCTGTGCCGTGACGGTCCGCACGGCCTGATCGCGGGCACAACGGGTTCAGGCAAGTCCGAGCTGCTCCAGTCGATCGTCGCGTCGCTCGCGGTGGCCAATCCGCCCGACGCACTGACGTTCGTGCTGGTCGACTACAAGGGCGGCAGCGCGTTCGCGGAATGCGCGAAGCTCCCGCACTGCGTCGGGCTCGTGACCGATCTGGACGGCCATCTGGTCGCACGGGCGCTGGCTTCGCTGAGGGCCGAGCTGCGCCGCCGGGAAAGGCTGCTCGCCCGGGTAGGAGCGAAGGACCACGAGGACTACCAGCGCGAGCTCGCGCGGAGGCTGGCCGGCGACGCGCCGCCCCGGCTGCCTCGGCTGGTCATCGTGATCGACGAGTTCGCCTCCCTGGCCCGCGACCTGCCCGACTTCGTCACCGGTCTGGTCGGGCTCGCACAGCGTGGCCGGTCGCTGGGCGTGCACCTGCTGCTCGCGACGCAACGGCCCGGCGGGGTGGTCTCGCCGGAGATCCGGGCGAACACGAACCTGCGGATCGCGCTGCGCATGACGGATGCCGCCGAGAGCATGGACGTGATCGACGCGCCGGACGCGGCGCGGATCTCGAGGGCGGTTCCGGGCCGGGCCTTTGCCCGGCTGGGTCACACGTCGTTGGTGCCGTTTCAGGCCGGTCGCGTCAGCGGCCGCGGTGCCCCGTCCGGGTCACGCGCCACGCCGGCCCGGGACCCGGACCGAGCCGGTCCGGACCCAGACTCGGCCGCGAGCAGCAGGCCGCACCGAGCGGCGCCACGGGTGACCGAACTGCCGTGGGCCGCGCTGGGCACACCCCTAGGGCACCGGACGCGACCGGCCGTGCCCGACGAGGACGGCGCATGCGACCTGACGCTGCTGGTCGAGCAGATCCGCGCGGGCGGCGCCCTGGTCGCCGTGCCACCGCAACACGCCCCCTGGCTGCCACCCCTACCCGAACGGATCACCCTCGACCGGCTGCTCGCTGACCACCACGAGCAGCCGTCCATGGCGGCGCCGGGGGCCGACGGCGCGACGAGAACCAGCGCGCGGCTGGCGCCGGTACCGCTCGGGCTGTCAGACTTTCCCGGCGAGCAGGCGCAACGTCCGTATCAGATTGACCTGGAGTCACCCGGCCATCTGATGATCGTCGGGGCGAGCAGGTCGGGCCGGTCAACCGCGCTGCGGACCTTCGCCGGCTCCCTCGCTGCCCGCGTCTCTGCGTCGGACGCCCACCTGTACGGGGTCGACTGCGGGAACAACGCGCTGCGGGCGCTCGCCGCCCTACCGCACACCGGAGCCGTGGTCAGCGCGGACGAGCCGGACCGGGTGGAGCGGCTCTTCCATCGGCTGAGCGCCGAGATCGCGGCGCGTCAGGAGGCCTTCGCCAGCCGTGGCTACGCGGATCTCGGCGAGCAGCGCGCCGCCGAACCGGGCGCCGCCCTGCCGTACCTCGTCATGCTGCTCGACAGGTACGAGGGATTCCTGGGGGCGTTCGAGGCCCTGGACAGTGGCCGCCTCGTCGACGACCTGGCCAGGTTGATCCGTGAAGGCCCCGCGGTCGGGCTGCGGGTCGTCCTGACGACGGATCGACGCGGTCTCGCCGGCCGGGTGGCCTCGGCGATCGAGAACCGGCTGGTGCTGAGACTCGCCGATCGGGCCGACTACCCGCTGGTCGGCCTCTCCAGCGCGGCGGTCCCGGACGGGCTGCCAGCCGGACGCGGCTTCCGCATCGGCGACGCCGCGGCGGAGCCGGGATCAGCCGGGAACATCCACGGCGGAACCAGCCCACCGGTCGAGACCCAGCTCGCACTGCTCGACCCGGATCCGTCCGGGCGTGGGCAGGTCGCGGCACTTGTCCGGCTGGGCGCCCACGCCGCGGTCCGTGATGGGCGCGCCCCCGGACCGGCGACCGGGCCGCGCACCGACCCCAACCAGCCGATGCGCCTCGACGTGCTCCCGGCCCGGCTCACCTTCGGTGAAGCCGTGGCTCTCACCGTCGCGCCGACCGCCGATCCGACCACGTCGACGGCGGCCGATCCGTCCCCGCGACGGCCGCTGGTGGGACTGGTAGGCGTGGGAGGCGACGAGCTGACCGCGCTGAGCGTCGACCTGACGGCGGACGGGCCGGGCTTCACCGTCGCCGGACCACCCGGCTCCGGCCGCAGCACGGCCCTGGTCACGCTGGCTTGGACGCTGTTGACGGGCGGAACGCGGCTGGTGCTCGTCACCCCTCGGCCGTCGCCGCTGCGCGCGCTCGCCGACGCCGCCCGAGTAGTAGGCGTGTTGGACGCGGACGCGAGTCCGGACGACCTGGACCAGCTGCTGCCTACCAGCAGCGGCCGCCACGAGCCGACGGCTCTGGTGATCGACGACGCGGAGCTGTTGGCCGACGGGCCGCTCGCCGCGTCGGTCGCGGCCTTCCTGCGGACCGCCCGCGACCGGCGAGCCGCGCTCGTCGTCGCCGGCACCACGGAGGAACTGCTCGGCCAGTTCCGAGGCTTTCTGCTCGACGCGCGACGCGGCCAGAGCGGGCTGCTGCTCTGGCCGGGCGGCCCGGCCGACGGCGAGCTGTTCGGACGGCGGCTGTCCTCCTGGGCCGGTGGACCGCGCCGCCCCGGCCGTGGCCTGTTCTTCCGGCGTGGCACGGCCACCCCGGTCCAGGTCCCAACACCGCCAGCACTGCCGGGCGGCGGGTCACGCGCCCGGATGACACCACCTGGCGACAGTCCGACACTCGCCCCCCGACGGCGCCCGACCGCCCAGATCGGGCCTGCCCCGCCGGGCCCAGTCCGCTGA
- a CDS encoding PPOX class F420-dependent oxidoreductase, which translates to MAALTDEARSVITGGNLGHLVTLNPDGSPQASVVWIGLDGDAIVTAHLAAYQKIRNIRRDPRVVLTIETGVLNAAGMTEYLIVHGKATVNEGGAPALLNRLAKVYLGPDATYPPMPNPPEGYVLSISVDRVGGIGPWTGGGH; encoded by the coding sequence GTGGCCGCACTGACCGACGAGGCGCGATCCGTGATCACCGGCGGCAATCTGGGTCACCTGGTCACCCTGAACCCCGATGGCAGCCCCCAGGCGAGCGTGGTGTGGATCGGGTTGGACGGGGACGCCATCGTCACCGCCCACCTGGCGGCTTACCAGAAGATCCGAAACATCCGGCGAGACCCACGGGTCGTGCTGACGATCGAGACCGGCGTGCTGAACGCGGCGGGCATGACCGAGTACCTGATCGTGCACGGGAAGGCCACGGTCAACGAGGGCGGTGCCCCCGCGCTGCTGAACCGCCTGGCGAAGGTCTACCTCGGGCCGGACGCCACCTACCCGCCGATGCCGAACCCGCCGGAAGGGTACGTGCTCTCGATCTCCGTCGACCGCGTCGGCGGAATCGGCCCCTGGACCGGCGGCGGCCACTGA